The DNA window CACAGTTGTGTGGATCCAAAATATCCCCAAAATTCATAAAAACCTACtaacaaattattattattctatgGCAAATACTCCTACGCTTCTTCTTCTTCGAAGAACAGCAACTCTACTCGTCAGATTCCTCCTGAAAAGtaataaaatcaaaatcaaaatcaacacaACGGTCGATTAATCAAAAACCTACAAATTACTTAAGAATGCAAAAATAATCTTacgtcatcatcttcatcatcattgaCTTCAGACTTGGACTTGTCAGATCCCTCTTCCTCGGACGGAGCCTTTTCCTCAGTCTagttcataaaaaaaattcaatcaaaaataatatcaaaaatcaATGTAAAACTAGATCAATAAAAAAAGTGTAACTACGATAACAAGAACAATAGCGAAGAAATTTACCAACGAAATGTTGTATGCACGCATAGCCTTGGCATACTCCTCCTTCTTCTTCTCTGCGGTAGCAACATAAGGAGCTTTCTCCTGGAATAAACGCAAAACGTAACAGTGTTAAAATCAAAAATCGAATTGTCATAATCATCTATTAACCTTGATATACAACACAAATTACTCACAGCTTCAGACAGTGCTTTCCACTCTTTCCCTCCAGCCTTACCAACCTACTCAAATTTCAGATTAAATCGCTTCAGATAactcaaattcaaatttcaaaaatacaTGAAGAACGGTAACTTAACGTCACATAACTCACCACGGCAACAGATTTGTTGTCAGGATTCTCCTTCTTGAAAGTCTCTCTGAATTCAGacctaaaaccaaaaaaaaaataactaaaacTCAGAAACCGATTCATCTTAAACTCGATAAATTGAACTTGAACAAAtatcaaaaaacaaaacaaaaaaatagatcGACCAATTTTCAGCACCGAAACATACATGAAAACGAAGAAAGCACTTGGAGGCCTCTTAGGCATGTTAGGATCCTTCGCAGCTTTCTTCGATTGCTTAGTTCCAGCACCAGCGCCCTTGCGCTTCAACCTAACAAACAAAAACGAACACGAGATCGGAAACGTTAGATCGGAAAAACGAAACGATTCAAAACGCGAAACTGAATCTGACAATGGGAGGCAAGCGGGAGAAGAAGCTCACAGGTTATCAGCGGGTTTCGCGGTGGAGGTGGCCTTAGGCATGTTGATCGGAGTTCGGAGAGAAACGGTAGGGGGAAGAGGTAGGGTTTGTAAGAGTAAAATCGGTTTTGCGAGTTGTGAAAAAAAATGAGAGCGTGTGTGGGTTTTTGAATGTGAGCGTGAGAGCAATGTGGAGGGAAAGTGAAATTTGGGGAACGCGTTTAAGCGGGATAATGAAAAGAAGGAGTGTACATGTCATCGATCCGTGTGCTCTCGCTATTCCTTCTTTGGCTTCAGCACTGTGCGAAGTGTGCACGTGTGGAATTCTATAGTACTATTGAAATTCACTTAAAAGGAGTACACAAGATTGAGAAAttgatttcaatttttatttatctcTTACTTGAACTAGGAAAAGTCTTCTCCTCAAAATTAAAAGATTATACAAACTTGTATATTATTCAAAATGAATaagtaatttgaaattttaaaaaattgatacaACAATGTGTTTTTATAAGTAACTTTTTGATACACAAAACTTTTCAATTTTCTAAAAAATTGAGATGATCCAACTTTTTAATTCATATGATGTACTATAGATTTAGGATCTAAAGTTAGAGTTCAATACTTTTGattctaaaaataataaattttgattactttgattttatttgattctaaaaatatatatattgaatcaTCTCAtcaaacaataattatatagacgGCAATTGGATGTGAGAAGCACTAACGAAATATTACCTCGTATTAAGAGGATGTTATCGACAACATGGAAAGGGATAATATGCAAGATCTTGCCCCTCTCAAAGTCATCGATATGAGCGTCAAACGTGTTGAGTTTTGTAGTGCACACGTAGATGGGATTGATATGTGACTATGAGATCTCGATGTTTGGTAGAAGGTTTTGTAGCGGGAAAATTCTGACAACGATGGTATTTGTGATGAGAGCAAGGAGCGATAGATTGGGAGTTATGTTTGCGTTGGAGATAGAAGATGGTAATTGTAGATCTAGGGTTTCATGTGTTTCTGCACTTTGAATTTATCTCGAGATTTGTTTTATAACAATGTAGGGTTAATAATTGCAATATCAATACGCGGGATCACGCGTATATAAATTGGGCTCATTTTGGTGATGGGCTTTTTTATCGGGTGAATGGTTTGGATTTATTCTTAATTTCAAACAATAGTATTCCTTTATTCCATAAATACTCTAACATATGGCCTTCGATTTTTTTAAGTCGTCAAATATATGAAATTTTCATTCTCCACGTCACTTTTCTCATCATAAAGAGCATATACCTTCAAACAATCATAATGTAGTTAATTGTGTCATCAATCTTAACTCGAATGACAACAATCACAGTGGCTTACCGTTATTATTGTGATATATTTTGTTAAACATTAGTTTCTAGTGTCCATACCAACTTGATTGCAACGGTCGCACAAGGAGAAGTAGAAACATACGGGACCTCAAAGGAGCTTGGTTTCCTATAAACAAAGGTTTCACCTCCTAGGTGTGGTTTTACTTAAAAATTACGTATATCATGTTCACATCGTGTATTACTttaacataagaatgtttttttGTAAGTACACCTCCTTaacttaaagaagaaaaaaacacacGAAATGATGAATCGAATACTATATCACTAATTTGAGTCATCTCTCATGTTTCATACATGAACATTTATGCTCATCATGGGCCTTAATAAAACTTACATAAGTCTCTGAATCACATTATTATGATGGTTAAGGCATGTCCTTCAATGTAATACATGTTGTTTGCTTGCCTAATGTCACCATAAAGAGATACTTGTGGCATATCAATATGTATTGTTACTTCAAATGGTTTCTTGCCATATGTTTTTGTCCAAATTAAATATTAACCTTATTATATGCATCATTTGCCATCGGGTTCCCCCATGATTAGACGTGGCAAATGTTTTAggatgaaaaatataaaagagtaAAATATACATGTTGTATATGGGTCAAGTGGATCTTAGAATGATTTATTGTCGTATTGACCTGACACCTTTTAGTAATAATGTCTCTTTAACCTCGGTTCCCTTTAACTTCTTAAGTAGCAGATGTGACAATATTATCACCCAATTTAACTCTCTTGGTTTCCAACTCACAAGTCTTACAATGTCAACAAGTTGTTGCGAGACTTAATACATGGTTTAATGTTTAGGATGGTCTAATTTGTGTCTAATGAAGTACAGTCATTACCACTGGGTCCATTGGATGGATCAACCTCAAATCTATAAGCAATAAGAATAGGCACAGTTATTGACATTCCATTAACTATTAAGTTTCATATTGTCACTATTAACTTAACTCCTCATAGATTATGGTTGATCCATATTGTCAGGGTCGGCCTAATCAATTCAAATAccttattataattttaaaaacagacctaaattaaaataataataatttgaataacTAAAAATGACACAACAAAAATACAACTATAATTTAACCAAATGAAGCACCAAAAAACTCAAAGTATTATTtaaactttaaatattatttcatGCAGCTTaatatcattttcaattgctATCATAGTCAATCCATTAAGCATTTCTTGTGACATGGTAGATCACAAGTAACTCTTTAACAACTTCGATTTTTGAAAAACTTTTTTCCACGTAAGCAATTGTTACAAGACAACTCTAAACTTCCATTGGGCAATGGCTTATTTATCAATCTATGGTCAGACTATTAGTGTGTTAACCAACCTTTAGATGCAATTATGCATGTTCCTCAATACTGGAAGAGCGTATATAATTTTAAAGTTTGCGATATTTTGGTGGGAAATCGATGGACATTCCTCAAGAGCTTTGCACACAGTTCCCTCTTATTCACAATCTCATTCAACAAATATCAATTCATATGGTGTCCTGCAAGGATATGCTCTATTAGAAACACACAGATAATGGAGATACTAGTCTAAAGGATGCTTACATATACCACAAGGTTTCTTGGTATAAATATATCTGGAATAGAGACATACCTCTAACTCTTTCTCTTGTAGTTTGGCGTTTAATGCATAACAAGTTGCGCACATATGATAACTTGTCTTCTAGAGGCTTCATCTTCCATCCACCTGTAATATTTGCCTTCAACAACAGGAAAACTCCCTCCATCTATTCCTTTAATGTTTGTTTGCAGCTAAATATTGGGACTGGCTTGCTAAGCTTATTGACAATCCTCTGCAACTTTATTCCATTAAGGACATTTGGCAGATTTGTGAAAAGGGTTGGACTCCTTAAGTTAACATTGTCACACAGGCCTGCATTGTTAACATCATCGTCATAATTTGGAACTCAATGAATTATGCAAAattcaacaacaaattcatcaatttgtgAAGTGTCATCAGTCTCATGACTAGCAAAGAAGGAGGATCATCTCTCTAGATTGCATTACTAGTGATTGTGTGGAAGACTACAGATAAGACGGAGTTCTTCTCAGATCTTCAGACAATTCACCACTCAAGGAATCGGTAGGATTAAAGGTTTGATTGCTACAGATGAAGACTTGGAGCAGAATTAGTGACGTTGGAAGATTTGTAAGCGTAGATTGAATAAAGATTGCGCAAAAGAGTTTAGCATGAAGTTGTATACAATTTGAGAaccaaaattaaatatttattttctcataCATTATTATGGACTAGTTATTGTATAAACTCTTGgaatatttgtcaaaataatGGAATTATGCAGGTTCCGCTgggaaaccattgaagagtgcACGTAGACTCATGCGAGAATGATAAAGTCAAAGCACTATAAATCTTGTTGTTATCTCTCTACCTTTTACTCTTGCATTTACATTTCGTAGTACATCACATGCCTAAGATTGGGTTTTCAATTCATAGAGAAGTTTATCGTTTATTGCATTGATAGCGATTTATTGCCTAAGATTGGGTTTTGTTGGATTTGGGACCTAATCAAGCTTCATTGGtgattaaaattttagaaaattgtTGAGTTTGGAATTCATTAATTGAATCATTATATAATCATCTCTCGTAGACTATACTAATGGTATTGATTAAATACCTTATGTATCGTCGTTAATTTAATTTATGATTGTTGTACATTGATTATGTGTGTAAGTGTATTAATTTATATTCAAGTATGATTCGTTTTATTTCTTGCGCGCACATACTCTAAAAAACCTCTCGTATTTTGTTTCCAAAAAATCGATAGAgctttattttaaaaagtttattcACCCACCCTTTATACTGTTTTCTTACACCACACTCTCACCCAACAAAGTGAACCTACTTCAATTTCGTACTACCTCAATCAACCAAAACTCCTTTTGCATTAAATTGCAACTTGCTATTTATAAGCAAAATTCTTAGATTCTTGCTACTAGCCCATCATTGTGCTTAATGTGCATGTCCTACTCTACTAACTCTGCCCATCTAACTTTTCTTCCTAAGTAAGTAATGCTTTCATGTCTTCCACATGTCTTAGGCCGCTTTTGCTCGTCCAATGCACCACCCCTTCGACTGGTGTGTTAACCATTGCTTCACCATGAAGTAGTTGTAGGTGATTATACCATATGTTCATGCCACCCAACACTTTGTGCACCTGGATTAGGCCTAGCGAGCCTtgattattttgagtttttctctGGCATGTTTTATGCATGATGGATTGTGGTTTTCAAGTTCTtttcatatatttattattaatgcaAACAAGTGTTTTCTCACTTTCCATAGATAAATCGGGGGGTGTAACAATGTTCTTGTGAAATAAGTCAATAAGTGTCGGTGTATTTAACATAAATCTGACACTTATCATCTTTATAATTAAATAAGGTAAAACTTGTCTCACCCTCAAAGATAATATGAAAGTACAAtgtttgtatctcttaaatgcaATCCCTTGAACATTGAGAGTTGGTTCCAATAGTTTTTCTTCCTCTTCTACCACACCCACAAGACATTCCTTCTCATCACACATATCTTCCCAAGACTTTGAGTATCACTATGCAAATCAAAACTTGACAATTCAACTTCAATATCTCCAATTCAGTTATGTCTCATCAAGATGACATAATATAATGACAACATGAAAGTTTTTTGCTATGATGTTATATTTCGTCCTAACATTGTATCAATACTACATGTAGTTTGAGAACAAACTGATGTTGCATGAAAACCAAAAAAGGTAAATAATTTCAAGTGTATCAAGTAAGGTATAAAAATGCGGTGTCTTGTTAcatttttatgtttataatataaaattttaaacaacGTGAGAAAATACAGTAAATTAATGTTATCTACACATACGAgagagcgagagagagagagagagagagagagagagagagagagagagagagagagagagagagagagagagagagagagagagagagagagagagagagagagagagattctcaaaatattttttttggtaaTAACACGGTGAAATATAAAAGTGAAGTGCTAAAaggataaataaattaaataggaaAAAATGTATAACTCATGGCTATATACCTCATATCTTTTCTCTGATTTTTCTCTTATCTCAAGGATAAAAAGGTAATACAACATTATTGTAACCAACATAGAACACACAAATTGAAATTCATTCTGCATCGTTATTCTTAAAATTGAATCATATAGGAGGTTGAATTATGGGAGATGAAGCAATCCAAGAACATCAAAGGTCATTAGCAGCTCCTTTCATATTTATGATCGTTGCCACTTTTCAATTAGCATACTATTGCCTAGATAATTTGAAGAAGGTATCATTCTCCTTCCACCATTTTAATAGTTGGAGAAAATCAATGTTAGAATATCATTGTAATATTAGATTTCTATAGATCTCGATTTCATCTATCATATCTTAGAATATCATTCTTTCTTGAAAATCTAAatcaattaattgaaaatttattATATCATTTGTTATCATAGTAAGATGAAAATGACAATCATATCATTTGTTTCCAGAATGGATCTGATAGTAGTGAAAAAGAAAATATGTTGCGTGAAGAAATAAAACGAATTTTGAAGGAGGCAAGCTTATTGTCACAGTAAGTAATTCACATTGTCATGCACTATgtgatttttcttcttcttgatatCGTACTTTAGTTTCTTGTTGTAAAATAATTGGTTCAAGATTCATTTATGCCTCTATTTACTCATCTAAAAACATCAGATGACATCATTGGTGAAAGCAATACATAAATTCGATTACGAAGCTGTTGAAATTTTAGAGATTTAGAAATTAGTTTCTTAACTTATTTGGACAACTATCATTTAGAAGTGTCATCGTTATCATTTCATATTTGTTTCTCTTCAAGTATTTGTTGAAAAACTCATCATATTTAACTTTGCATAGCTCATTGTTTTATCATTTTAGACCATCAACATTTGCACAAGCAGCAAAACTCAAAAGGCTAGCAATTGCAAAGGAGAAAGAACTTGCAAAGCGTgagtttattttctattttcaattatttcagtattaaaatttaaattttatgcaGCGTAATGCATTGTACTAATTATTTTAATGctatatatgattttatttatttcaatatatTCTCATTTATAAAAAGAACATTGTTACTACACATTAATTTGCAAACCCATAActacaaatttaaataaattgcaGTTCAAAATTTAAATCGCAAAGATCTGGTTTTATACTTGAAAATAGTTCTCATCGGAAAGGTACAATCttcatatataatattttaaaattttatatatatttttcatggaTGCTCATGAAACACCTTTGGTTATGTAATGCAGTATTTAACATATGGAATGTTGCTTATTTGGTTTTGGCGTATTCCCGTTGCTATCATATCTCAACAACTTGTACAACCATTTGGTAGATCATTCTAAAATATATAACGATTGAATCTTATATTTGGTCATGAAATATTTAGCATGTTCTTTTCATTCTCATCATATTTTACATTCATTGCAGCAATGTTATTATCTTGGAAAAGTGGAGCGGTTCGAGAAAATGACACAATGGCAAGTATTTGTTcatatattatcattattatataGTTTCTAGTTtgcttgatatatatatatatatatatatatatatatatatatatatatatatatatatatatatatatatatatatatatatatatatgtttatttatttattttggatacGTTTAAAATATCTTTTTGTCAATTGTAGGTTGGGATAATAGCATGGTTAATAGTGTCAGCTAGGGTTTGCAGATATGTTCGTCGAGCTTGTAGCAAATTGTCATGATTTTCActgtattataataaaaattgcattgctttaattaaaaatataatctcaAACTCCattgaatattaattttaatataaattcaaaTGTCATAGATGGTAGCTTATAAAATAAACACCTATAAGATGTGTGTTCATGTAATTTTATCTTTAATATAATTGATAAAGTAGTCAATATGATCTGTTAGTgtcttaatttaatatttaagtaTCGACAATGCATGCAATCTacgaaattgaattctctaatgTGAAACATTTTACGCATTCACATTTAGTTTATTCCTGATTATTATTGTGAGAAtacaattaatatttaatataatttttcatattattaaaaataacaaaaaatacaaaataaaaatatagactATTCGATTCAATCCAACGACTATGAGTATGTTGAATGTGCGATTACGTCAAGAAATGACCTCAGAGAATCACGATAAAAAATACACAGTGCATCACCTTTTTATTATTTGATAGTCATTTGTAAGCCTAACAAAATCAGTATCTTGAAAGTATTTTATAATCAAACAATTATGgtttggcttaattgcaatttcgGTTCCCCTATTTCCCCGTGTTGTTAGTCCTCATTCCAAATTGATACCAAAATTTAATGTCATGACATTGCTATTGATGATGTGTCATTGCCACCTTGACCAAATTTAATTCCacgtaatttttaatttataattaaatgatttattttaaaaatatatatattcaataaTATCAATAACTTGTtgttattaaaaataacaaaaattaatattGTCCAATTAaactattttgaattatttttcatGTAAATTTCAAAGAATGAAATAATTATATAGACTTTGAGGAATTAATGAATAATAATGTACAAAACAAAATTATGTTTAGGTGGTTTGAACCCTCACTCTCAGAGCTATGGAGTGACCATTTTGCCGACTAAGTAGCACTTAGGCTTAATTATTTCTTCCTGGATTGTAAAAAACTGAATTCCTGCATAATCCTAAGCATTGATGACTATCTCATAAGATCTCTTATATTTCTCCCTCAACCACTCCATCCACCTATTTATCTTTTCCTCATTTTTCATGTTAATACATGACCATTTATATTCACAAGGAGGATAGAAAGTACTGAGAGTGGATgttcatattttaatattttttaaggtcTTGTGAATAATAATTTCAGGCTAATCTATTTTCTCATTTCTATAATAGCCACTAGTCATATATCTAgctagaataataataattaagggTATTATTAATCAGCATTGGATACATCAATGTAAGTATCTGGAATGGACAAGGAAACATCATAATAACTAATGTGTCATCTATTATATTAATtctttaacacaacataaaaattATCCATTGAATCCTTAGTGCCAAGTCCAAAGTTGTGAGTGCAATCCAAATACATGTTTacctaaaaaaattataacaacaTAGGGTGAGATACTAATCTCGGTAAGCTTCCTGATCTAAACCATTAATCACTCTTTACCCTTCTACCTTGTTAAGATATACTTGAACATTCCATCAGGGCATTTCACATCCTTCCCATATAATGTATTGAGTCATGAATAACTCATATGCAACATTCTTACATTAACTCTTATCATAGAGTCAAACATAATATAAGTGATGATCTCTCAATCTAGATTACCTTCATTTCATTTTCATCTTCCTCCTTATCTTGCTCATTGAATAATATCCACAAGGGAAAGATAAGTTTGCGTCTCAATGAATCATGGTAGGCTATCAAGCTGTCTACCGAGGGTCTAGTATGGACACTCTAACCCTAAATCCCATAAATTAATTATATCATTTATCTATATCTCAGAACTATAAGTcctttgattttattgaacatcCCTTAGTAACTATTTATCTGATAACCCGAAGCCTAACATAGTTTTATGATCTTACACAGGTTTAAATAAACCATTACCACACTAGGGTAAGATTTACTGCACTTCACAAAATTCATTCACCTCAATTGTCGCCTAGTGTAGTTATAGGTCTTAAGTAGGCTAGAACTAATAAGGAGATACAATAGCCTCCTTATTCGCTTCCTATGTATAATACACATATGATGCTATAAAATAGATACTAGTCATTATTCAACTAGTCACCTAACACCTGACGTAATTCTACGGTCTTACTCAAGGTTAGATGAACTATGACTAGATTAGGATTAGATTTACAACACTTTTCATATTCATTCACCTCAACTAGCACTTAACGTAGTTCTAGGACTTTCGCAAGCTAGAAAAATAAGGTGATAC is part of the Vicia villosa cultivar HV-30 ecotype Madison, WI linkage group LG2, Vvil1.0, whole genome shotgun sequence genome and encodes:
- the LOC131651959 gene encoding high mobility group B protein 2-like; the encoded protein is MPKATSTAKPADNLLKRKGAGAGTKQSKKAAKDPNMPKRPPSAFFVFMSEFRETFKKENPDNKSVAVVGKAGGKEWKALSEAEKAPYVATAEKKKEEYAKAMRAYNISLTEEKAPSEEEGSDKSKSEVNDDEDDDEESDE
- the LOC131649915 gene encoding protein GET1-like, whose protein sequence is MGDEAIQEHQRSLAAPFIFMIVATFQLAYYCLDNLKKNGSDSSEKENMLREEIKRILKEASLLSQPSTFAQAAKLKRLAIAKEKELAKLQNLNRKDLVLYLKIVLIGKYLTYGMLLIWFWRIPVAIISQQLVQPFAMLLSWKSGAVRENDTMASWDNSMVNSVS